The Burkholderia pyrrocinia genome has a segment encoding these proteins:
- a CDS encoding integration host factor subunit beta, whose amino-acid sequence MTKSELVAQLASRFPQLVLKDADFAVKTMLDAMSDALAKGHRIEIRGFGSFGLNRRPARVGRNPKSGEKVQVPEKFVPHFKPGKELRERVDGRAGEPLKADDPDDER is encoded by the coding sequence ATGACCAAATCCGAGTTGGTCGCGCAGCTGGCATCGCGATTTCCGCAACTTGTCCTCAAGGATGCGGATTTCGCGGTGAAAACGATGCTCGATGCGATGTCCGATGCCCTGGCGAAAGGGCATCGCATCGAAATTCGGGGTTTCGGCAGCTTCGGCCTCAACCGTCGCCCGGCACGCGTCGGACGCAACCCGAAGTCGGGGGAGAAAGTGCAGGTGCCCGAGAAGTTCGTGCCGCACTTCAAGCCTGGCAAGGAATTGCGTGAACGTGTCGACGGCCGCGCCGGTGAGCCGCTGAAGGCTGA